The following nucleotide sequence is from Cyclopterus lumpus isolate fCycLum1 chromosome 20, fCycLum1.pri, whole genome shotgun sequence.
TGCTTTGGAACCAGCCTGTCCAGAGGCAAAACCGGCAGCTGATAACATACTTCCATTGAATAGTCAGGGCTGGTTCCGGATcgaaagtataaaaaaaaatatatatatatataataataataataataataataatcaaaaaaagacaatgaaaaaGATAACAAATGCAACGCGAAAATAGATGGTGAATTGGAAAATCCCTCAAAAGCCgaacaatattttaatattgtggAAACGATCTGCTGTCGAGCTGCAAAGTATTTCTGTTCATTAAGAGCGACTCCAAACTTGTCCAGATCGCCTTCATTGATGCTGCGTCTTATCTACCGCCGCCGTTGTGCCTCCTTTGGTGTCATTCTGTTGGGAGGAAAAAATCATGCTGCTGTTGCGTTCGCTCCTTTCCTTCTCATTTTACTCAAATCCGGGCCCACGGACGACGAGACCTTCTTGCCATTTTCTGGGTCTTTATGAAAATGCTTCCTCATTTTCAAAGCAGAAAAAAACCTCGGCTCGTTTGCTTGGCGTGGCGTTCACGGATCCGCATATCGCATATCccgaaatgaaaacaaaaaaaaggcaccacCACTTCCaacaagaaaaaatatatatatatcatcaacATATCATGTTGTCTGCAACGCGGCGGATGAGCTTGAGGCGGCTCCAGGATGTGAGAGCTCGGCGGCCGGGAGGTGTCCCTCTCATTCAGACTCACACCGGTGGCGAATCATAATCAACATGTAGGGCTTTTCCGTCTCGTTTCAGAGGCTGCACGATGAAGGAGCAGTTGTCTTATTCACCGCTGACCGTGGAGCACAAAGTGCCTGGGCTCAAAAGAGGGAAATCCCGACGTTCATCCCGTCCGCCGAGATCCCGGTGAGTTTAAAGGAAACGTAACGGCACGTAACGCAACACTATCAACCCAAAGACGACAAATGAACACGCCAAGCGGTGTTTATTTCCCTATAAATGTCGAGCTGTCGTCCTAAACATTCGCCTACTGTATGGTTTTAAAGCACACTCCACCTGCCAGAGATGGTGCTGTTGAAGCAAGCAAAAAAGACGCCCTTGTCTAGAATAAGCCAATGGCGTCATGGCTGGTACTATAACCTCCTCGCTGATTGGACGAAGCGGCTTGAGCCGTATAAACCGACTTATGTGATTGGCTCTCCGGTCAGGGCGATCCCAAGAACTACATGAGCAGTCTTTTGCAGACGGCGTGGACTTTCTCAAGGGTATTCCTCCACAACGGGGCTTGCCCTGCAGCGGTCCACATCATTGCCTATGATTACCTTCCTCTCATGACTCATACTCTTGGGAGCTGAGACACACCGGGAGTTTGCAATACAGCCAAGGAAATACAGCAACATGTAGCAGCTTAGTAAGGCTGAAGCAATTTGCTCCATATGACCGCGTGTGGTGGTGACTCAACTCAAGACATACTGATTGCATTTGTATAGCCGGCTCTAAGTCACTCATTCTGACTGCATGCCTTATTTAGGTTTAGCTGTCTGGACCCAATGCCCGTTAGATAATGGaccgttgttttgtttgttttattgtgttattatttgtccaTGGTACGGTGTTGCTGACCCCATCTACTGTACCCAAATAATTCCACAAGAAAAACCCCACAGCTCCAACGGACCATAACATGTACATTTTCACTGGAGGTTTCTGTGACATGTCCATGTGCTGGGGGACAATGGATGTGCCATGGCAACAGGCAGGCCCAGTGCCAATGGAGGCGTAATCCCCTCCTCATTTCCATGGGTCTGAAAGCAGtccgtccgtcccccccccccccatgaagaGGGCCTGCATCTTTTACAGGCAACTAAGGCAACACtgcaaaacacaacatcaaATGTGTCGGAGACAGTAGCAGGAGTGCAAAGAGTAATAGAATAATCAACTTAAGTAGAGGTACGCTGTGATTTGACCCCAGTTGTATTTAAAGTGAGATACCTGAAGCTAATGAGTATTAATGACAGTTAACAGTGGCAGTTACACAGCTATGTGGTCACTAGAAGGCAAATGTCCTAATCTGGCTATATATAAAGCTTCTCAACAGCTACTTCTAATTAATTACTCTCCACTCTGGATGGTGTAACACCTTGTGGCTGAGAATATGCAATAAAAACCCTTAATTTGATCGTAACTGCTACTTTTCCTCACGTGTTGGTGTAAATGACTAACAAGTCACACCTTGATTGTTATAGGCATTTGCAGGAAACAGAGTACAGAAGGTCAACCACACATGGGTGGTTCTGATTTTGCATTCAGTTTACAAACCTGTTGTTGCCACACAGCTCTGAAACCTTTTGATGTGGCATATGACGATGTCAATGACGCACAGGAAATAGTTTACACTCATTCCTCTGAGTGTATGTGGGGAAAAAGATTTTCTCAATTAATCTCTTCCGCAGAGCTTTTTTATTgccacattcacacataaactaaactaactaaAACACAtcatgcacatacatgcacacacctttGTAGCATACTGGTGTGTTTAACTACTGTAGCATCAGCCTCAGGAGCTTTAACAGCTAAACTGCATACCTGCTGATTCCCCTTGAGGTTACAGGTACGGCATGTGCTTGTGAGCCAAAGCTTCATTTCCCCTGACTATTTCAGCTGAGGCCTCTCTGGAGATTGATTGCCATCTGCCATGCTGCCCCTAATTGATTTACCTGTTACCCTCTGACAACACTGTGGGTGCCACAGGAGTAATTATTTATCACTTAAATGCCCACACAGCAGTTTTGTAAGCCTATAGTGCTCGATGACATATCTATATGTGCATACACATACTTTACCTACTGTGAAAATGTCTAATTTGACGTAACTGCACATCTCCTTCTAACGACTGTCCAATTAAAACCAATTAattctatttcattttcatcCCAATTCACTATTGTATAGTTGAATACTAAGAAACCAACAGCATTTTTTAGACTGTATATTAGATGCCATTACAAACGTCTCAAAAacttttgtgtgtatttagaGCCACCTTGTGGTGAAAAAGAGCACCTACAAGGACGGTGTGCTTGTAGGATCAAAATGAATTAAAGAAACATTGAGGTTAATTAGGGTATATCTCAACTATATTTTAAATACGTAGGTTTCTTGGTTTAATCAGAGTATTAATGGTGTTTATATTctccaatataaatataaactactCTATAATACCTGccaaataaagtgtgtgtgtgtgtgtgtgtgtgtgtgtatatatatgtatatgcgtCCTAGATAACAGTGACGAGCTTCATTTGTTATTCATGTTTTACTAAAGTAAGACATCTCTTGTTCcatccacaaaaaaaatgaaaggagaATGAATCATAACAACTAACCACAAGTGCAATGTAAGCCCCAGTGGGATGTGAGCCaaataaacaagagagatgTTTGTATTTTGTCCTCCTAGACGTTGAAATCTGGGCTGTgctactttttttacttttttgggggggggttgagcACTCCACCGTGGATCCCAATGTTGAAGCACAACCTCCTTTTCCAGGCGACGAGTGCAGCAATGTCAATATGCAGTAGTGCACCTACTGGACATAGTCTGCCCTCTTCCTACCACTAGATAGCACTCTTACTGCATTAAGGGCCAGTGGTCACAGCTCCTCAGCACAAACTACAGTATAATTCACATTTTTATCAGCATCCACATTcagattgttttatgtttggcATTGTTTATTGGAACATAATATGGATGgaaaaatgaaatgacacagtgatagcagcaacaacaacctaATCTAAACTCTCAAAGGTGATGGACTGAGATGTTGAAGCTCACAAGCTGGCACTAGTTGGATGTCCGATCGTGCACTGGGACAATCTTATACAATTgccaaacacatttttgacGCTACAGTTTAGGTTTCTTTGGTGAAAATCGATCATTTCATTTTGCTTCCAAGATACGAATGTTGTTGAGACATCCAGATTGAAACGGTGAGTAATCCCAGAGGGTGGATGCTTTGTCAGATTATTTATCGTATACCCAATTTACAGAACCACAACAActgtacacattacattacattacatgtcatttagctgccgcttttatccaaagcgacttataataagtgcattaaaccatgagtccaaactcagaaaaacaagaatcaagcaagtacaatttcttcaataacgtcaaactacagagtactattcataagtgccatttaagtgctactaaagtgccaaactacaaagtgctatcggtaagggacatttaagtgttactagagtgctactacggctctacatTTCTTGATAGATTCACACTATCTTTgtacaaaagaaagaagaaaaaaaaacttgatgATGACTTTGCACTACACCCTTCTAAATCTCTCTATAACTTCTCCTCTTCGGGTCTCAGCAACAAGCTAAAAGAAGTGATCAAGTTGCACAATGTCTCAAAAGTCACTTCAGAGAGTAAATGTGCATGGGTTCATAATAGTGTCAGCATTCTGCATGTGTGATGTACCCTCAGTGTAACCTCTTTCATGCAGACAGGCTCTTGCTGTgtaaacacacagctgctggaTGTTGTCAAATCACCCTGGTTCACTTCCCTTTGAATGTTGGGGTGAGACGATGTGGACTCCTTGTGGTGCAGAGGGTGTGAGGTTAAAGCCAAGCGGAGGGAAGCACTTGAATGGTGAGCGCACATGAGCCCACGAGCTGCAGTGGGGACTGTTAAAACCGGCTGACGTCATTGTATGGGAGAGGGTGTTACATAAAACCCCAAGTGGAAATCAGGCTGTTTGATTTCGTCTTTCTTATTGTCGAGTGACTCCATGACAGAAAGGCCATTTCCAAAACTGAAGGTTCCCATTTCATGTATCGTGCATATTCACTGTCTGTAACCATACTTATACTTTCACCGGCTTATCCATAGTAAAACACCTCATGACCACTGTGAGTATAACTACTAGTTACTCAAGAAGAATGTGTCCTAATGTCCTAAAAATGTTTGGAATAAAGTGTAAGACATGGTAGAAGCTCAcagtctaaaaataaaatggatacGAAAGCATTTCTATTTCCCACATTATTAAACATTCTGTACACTCGACTTGCCTTTGTCAAAACGTATGAAGTGTTTACAGAAAACCAGCTCTGTTATTCATTTGTAGTTTGTCCATTTGAAATGagtgcaacaaaaacaaccaaggGATTACTAACTACATTTACCTATGTTGCTGTAAAAGAAGATGAGTTATGTATTTGTACCTAATAAACAAAGTCATTTCATTTGTAGTCCAGATTGATTTTGCATGCGTTTGCtacattttaaatcacatttattacagatatatatatgtaaactgtCCTTAATCATTGCAAACTATTTCACCCATGAATTAGTACTTTACTTTTTCAATATAAtgaattataaaatattatgtGAAATACCAATCAAGATAATAACAGTGTTGTTTGCTTACATTGAATTTAGACACTTTTTaccattatttatatatttgtgataatcccaaaaacattaaattactGATCATTTACAATGGTTAGTAGTTTTCTACTAGTCATTTTAAACAGGATTAAAAGTACAGCAAGGTGACAGTATTTCTAGTTATTTATAATATGTTGATACTTCATCCCCCCCCAAGTGATGTTTTGTGGTTCCGAATGTCATTTCACTCGATCTTTTAAGGACAAACGTGAAGAAGCAGAAATAGAGCAGATGATCTAAGAATGCGTACGAAGACCTTTTTAATCACAGGCAACGACTGCTCACCATCTGTATGAATACAATATGACTCCTACATGACAAAAATATTCAACAGAGGAGATGGCACCCTTTGCTCCGTACCCTGTCCCGGTCccatatacagtgtgtgtgtgtgtgtgtgtgtgtgtgtgtgtgtgtgtgtgtgtgtgggttttgtAACCTTGGGAGTAGCTGCAGACCCTTTAACATGTACcgatggaggagcaggagggccACACCGAGCTCTTTCCACTGGCAGCTTCTTCATCATGCTCTTAATTTGTCAATCTTCAATCTTAATTGCACTTTTACCAGCAGACACTGCAATATTATCAGACAGTAATGgctaaaaaaatatgaatacactTCAACCACAAAGACATAACCCAGAAGAGGATCTTCTTAATTGAGCCATCTAAATGGTGAGTGTTTAAGCAATCCTTTGCCCCGTTGTGAAGGAATATGTAATCACACTAGTTCAGACCTTTTTAAAGATTACTAATTAAAATAGATGTAATCACAACGTCTGCCTTGTTCAACGTCTgctattttacattttcaaagatTTACAAATCCCAATTTTCAGTTGACAGTTGGATATAAAAGTGACTACTAATTAAAATAGATGTAATCTATTAAGAAAGACATGCATTAATTGTCAGTGATAACATATGTCTAAGATGTTTTTATGACTCACTGACTGCAAAGAAGGCAGATGTCATATTGGAATTAACATTAACCGTCCTTGTAGGTAAATTAACATTAGGTATGCTTATAAGACCCCAAAGTGCTTCTGATATGAGTAGAGAAAatctaattaattattttattttatgttattttaatcAATACGAACCATGTGTGATGAAACACCTTGATATCTGCTGCTTTTTCCCCTCCATAATTAGGATGATATTGTACAGCCTAACAACAAAGCTGGTAACTACAGTTTCAAGGATCTTAACTCATTACTGTCAGATGCCACCATGAGGAGAAGTTTATAACAAAAACAGCCAGCACACTATTGTAGTGGAAAAATAAATtggcaaacaaatgtttttcagGGAAGATTCCTCCTCAAAAATGTAGACCCATAAAGCGTTGAGTCTATAACAATACAAAGGATTCATGAAAAATATTCTCCTTCGAGCCGGATTTGAACCAGCGACCTAAGGATTACCATGTTAACACTCTACAGTCCTCCGCTCTACCAACTGAGCTATCGAAGGGAGATGTCATTGGACGGGTGGTTATGGCTCTTGTATGTCAACTCATGTACGCGTGTGTGAAAGCTGCTTAGAATTTAGCAGTTTATTGTCTTTTGTTACTACGTGAGCTTCAATTGCGTAAGCATTGTTCCGATTTAGACTACAAAACTTCAACTGTAGGATTTTCCTTCTGGGAATGGCAGCACAGACGTCAAATGTGTTACACTGCGAGTATATAATATTATAGAATGTCAAATGCAACGGTGTAGAGACATTAGCAAAAAAAGAATAAGTTGAGTCACACAGATATCTGACTAAGTCACATGTAGATATCATACATATTGGTCTATCTACAGGCACCTTGCGCAATTGAAAATAGGATATTTCCTCCAACATGTTTTCAAGGGGAATTAGCTCagatggtagagcgctcgcttagcatgcgagaagtagcgggatcgatgcccgcattctccaaagggattttttttctttcttcaaatctttgttgttttgtttaaaacttTCTACTATAAAGGTCAAATATTTTTGGGCGAGTTTTGTTTGgattgattttctttaagagTAACTTTGTTGATGGACCGAGGAATACAACAAAAACTATTCATTTAAAAGAAGATACCATTATTTAATGCTGTGAATACACTGCCCTTCCTTCTGTGTGAATTCACGCTAGGTAACCGAAGCTGACAATCATCTACTGTGTACTCAGGAACTACCGGaaacatatacatttaattGTTTGGAGCATTTTGGCGGTGCTGCAATTTACGTAAACCCACATATTCATGGTTGCCTGGACGTCATTAACAACTGGTTTCTAGATGTGATGTAAAGCCTCCACCTCCTTTAaccccccaaacacacagtGCACAGACAGTCACCTCTGATAACACTGTAGTGGATGTATGTAAGTGAGTTTGGTAGGCAGCTGTTCAGTCCTGTTCAGTCCGTTTCAAATATGGGCACGGTAAAAATGGCAACCTTTGACGCGACAGCAATAGCTGCTAAAAACAGAACTGACACCAGCTAGATAGGAGCCCACCCCCGCTGGTACAAGAGCGGCCGGCCTAGTCTCCAGCCTGACTCGGGCCTACACGAGATAGCTCGAAGAAACGTATTGTCGTTCCCAGCTTGTGTGGTTTTATCTGAGGAGgcgtttgtgttgttttacGTCCTGCTGGAAGCGCTCGTCTAAAATGAATACCATGGATAACCTGGAGAAACAGCTGATTTGTCCCATATGCCTGGAAATGTTTACAAAGCCTGTGGTTATCCTGCCCTGCCAGCACAACCTCTGCAGAAAATGTGCCAACGATGTTTTCCAGGTAAGCAACTGAAGAAAAATGCCAATGATCAGTTTAGTAGATAGTTGAAACATAATGGGGGAAATATTTCTAAACTTGAGGAACACTGCTTTTGGTTTATATAAGCATATCCAACTAACAGCCGATGCCATTTGAACCATGGAGATTTGGATAAACTTCCCCTTCATTCAAAGCCAAACGCCAACAAAGATTacatgtttataacatgtatattgtatagtattatattgtatatatagtatttcaGGCATGAAAGATGCATTTATTTGTCACAAGTGATCACAATTAAACAAGTAAGGCTGTGTTtacaaacaatatttatataattaatcaTTACCAGCATCAGAAAACATTGACAGCTTGTGAAGTTTAAgctttagttgttgttgttatgtgtgAGTCCCTTCATTAGAACAGCTGTGAACCGGGTTGGGAGTGATTGCAGGGCAGTTTTTACTTTTGTATTATGGACTGCTATTTCATTGTATTCACTTTTCATTACTATTGAGGGAAATGTATGTCATACATTGTTGCAAACGAGATTGATTTATCGGTTAAAACCGTGTCCCATTATACTAAATATGAGGTTTGAATTGTACTCGTTTACAGGCCTCAAACCCGTACCTTCCAACAAGAGGGGGTTCGCTGACGTCCGGCGGCCGCTTCCGATGCCCGTCCTGCAGACACGAGGTGGTTCTGGACAGGCACGGTGTTTACGGGCTGCAGAGGAACCTGCTGGTTGAGAACATCATCGACATGTTCAAACAGGAGTCCAGCAGGTGAACCAGATCAGATACACAGAGGTGCTCTGTTCAGTTTCTCTTGACAGAAAATCTCAAATCTAAGTCACTTCACTACAGTTTCACCTCCACAAATCAGAGAAAAGCTTCGTCGATCAGGCAAAGGGCAGTGAACAGATGATAGTAGAAGAGAACAAGGACAAACTGGTGGCGTGATGGCAATGAGTGTAGAAGTTGCTGGTGTGGCCAGTGGCATCTGAGTCAGAGAGCTGGATGTCAGGTTTTCTTGTTTTAGTTATCTATCTACACAGAGGATTTCCCTGATCTGAGTAGTTGGCTGTACAGCCTAAAGGCTTGTCTGACTTAAGATCCACAACACTCAACAACCTCACACTCAAGATTGTGTGGCATTATTGTAAGTTAAATGTTTCACGAATAATTAACTGATATTTAGATCGTTATGGGATAAATGGACCTGGCGATGTGAGTATGAGTTATAAAGAAAAGATAGACATAACACAACAATGTTCAAGTGCACCCACACCTGTATTCTACACAGTGTAATAGTGACGTATTGATTACAGTGCTGACAGCCAATGTGCACGGCAAGACGGGACTGATGGATCGTCGATAAGCTACCGAGATGTGCACCTGTGACATTATCAAACCGACATTACGTGTCACATCAATATGCACTGAATTGTACGGCCTTAACAGGAACATAACCCGCTTTTCTTTGAACCTCAACAGCAGCAAGCCGGCgccagagagaaaggaagaaacgCCCATGTGCGATGTTCACGAAGAAGAAAAGATCAACATCTACTGTGTGACCCACGGTGTGCCCACATGCTCCATGTGCAAAGTGTTTGGAGCGCACAAAGACTGCGAGGTGGCGCCCATCACCAGCGTCTACCAGTCAAAGAAGGTGAGGACGGAAATACCCACGGAGATCATAAATACTGTCCCATCATTAGAGGATCAGAAATATTCATagacatgtgtttttgtttcacacgTCCTTGCCCCTCCCAGACGGAGCTGAGTGACGGGATTGCCATGATGGTTGGTAACAACGACAGGATGCAAGGCATCATCAGTCAGCTGGAGGAGGCCTGTCGTACCATAGAGGTTAGCGTCCGACTGGCCGCTCACTCACGCAGCAGGCCTCGCTCTGAGCACACACTAATGCAcctgcacacgcacaaacagacGCCATTGTCCTTGtctgcttttattattgttttattattgttttgttttttattattgttttggtgCCTCGGTCTGTCTTACACTCTCTTTTTCACATATTTTACGACGTGCACTTAGCGGTGCACTTCGCTCCCATTGACATTAAAAATGAGCAGTGTAGATTGATGGGGTTGGGGGGAACGGACAGTTTTGTTGTGGTTCATGTGCTGCAGTTGGACATATTAAGGAGGAAACCCCCATGTGTTACCCTCAGTGGTGTCACTCAGGACGAACAAGCAGAATGAGCTTGAGTCCCTTCCTGCGTGTAGCTGATGGCTAGAAGACAGGCGAACCAGAACATTTGGGTTTTACAGGACTTTTACAACAGAAAAAGCAACAACTAATGCAAACTGTTTGTAATTGTCTTAACCCTCGAGTAGCATTTACATACAGTTCTCACCCATAAGACTGCG
It contains:
- the LOC117749639 gene encoding tripartite motif-containing protein 55-like, with product MNTMDNLEKQLICPICLEMFTKPVVILPCQHNLCRKCANDVFQASNPYLPTRGGSLTSGGRFRCPSCRHEVVLDRHGVYGLQRNLLVENIIDMFKQESSSSKPAPERKEETPMCDVHEEEKINIYCVTHGVPTCSMCKVFGAHKDCEVAPITSVYQSKKTELSDGIAMMVGNNDRMQGIISQLEEACRTIEENGRRQKTLVCERFDQLYSILEGKKREMSQKVTAEQEEKVNYIRGLTQKYGDHLEESCKVVELGIQTMEEPEMALFLQNTKPLLKKLAEASSTAHLDKVERGYENMDHYSVDFKKEGTALRGLDFLQDDEDEDEEDEDGEADPEEGEGAQPVTAASVQPTAPQQSNSSPSAAKSAASS